The Mycobacterium paragordonae genome includes a region encoding these proteins:
- a CDS encoding PE-PPE domain-containing protein, translated as MAYVVATPDFLTAAAGDLAALGSTVTAAGAVAAHSTTSLLAAAEDEVSTAVATLFSAFGREYQAVARQTSQYQEGLALRLATTANAYQATELANAEQAMPNPAAATRISVPGAGPLYLPNFLTRLPYLGQLFYADSIPGSSSVSILQGYDLINHAIGQNWFPGSLAQVVNYPASMGILSGSLAAPDVNDAVAFGVRALNDQIVNAVVNGNGSPVHIAALSEGTLVVNRELAYLATNPAAAPPPGALQFALFGSPELGVMRTYLPDGFTLPIVNYTVQGLPNTQYDVSVVFAQYDGWANPPDRPWNIPAVVNSLFATAYLHNTSSLASMSKVVELSSVGTSLGGTITTYMIPSPTLPMLMPLQQLGVPQPIVNNLNTFLQPLVNSGYSSLAPNAGPYFAHGSLVLGW; from the coding sequence GTGGCGTATGTCGTTGCGACGCCCGACTTCCTGACTGCTGCCGCCGGGGATCTGGCCGCTCTGGGTTCCACAGTCACCGCGGCGGGGGCTGTGGCCGCGCACTCCACCACGTCGCTGCTGGCCGCCGCCGAAGACGAGGTGTCCACAGCCGTGGCGACGTTGTTCAGCGCGTTCGGCCGCGAATATCAGGCGGTGGCCAGGCAGACATCGCAGTACCAGGAGGGGCTGGCGCTCCGCCTGGCGACAACCGCGAATGCCTACCAGGCAACCGAACTCGCCAACGCCGAACAAGCTATGCCCAACCCTGCGGCGGCAACCAGAATTTCCGTCCCCGGAGCCGGGCCGCTGTACCTCCCCAATTTCCTCACTCGACTTCCGTACCTGGGGCAGTTGTTCTACGCGGACAGCATCCCCGGCTCGAGCTCGGTGTCGATCCTGCAGGGATATGACCTGATCAACCACGCCATCGGTCAGAACTGGTTTCCTGGCAGCCTCGCACAGGTCGTCAACTACCCGGCGAGCATGGGCATCCTGAGTGGCAGTCTGGCGGCTCCCGACGTCAACGACGCCGTCGCCTTCGGGGTGCGTGCACTCAACGACCAGATCGTCAACGCGGTCGTCAACGGCAACGGCTCCCCGGTGCACATCGCCGCTCTATCGGAGGGAACCCTCGTCGTCAACCGTGAGTTGGCCTACCTGGCGACCAATCCGGCTGCCGCGCCGCCGCCCGGCGCCCTGCAGTTCGCGCTGTTCGGCAGCCCGGAGCTGGGTGTGATGCGGACGTATCTGCCCGACGGGTTCACGTTGCCGATAGTGAACTACACGGTGCAGGGACTGCCCAACACCCAATACGACGTCAGCGTGGTTTTCGCCCAGTACGACGGCTGGGCCAACCCGCCGGATCGACCCTGGAACATTCCCGCAGTCGTGAACTCGCTGTTCGCGACTGCCTATCTCCACAACACGTCGTCATTGGCATCGATGTCGAAGGTGGTCGAGTTGTCCAGCGTCGGCACCTCGCTGGGCGGGACGATCACCACGTACATGATCCCGTCGCCGACCCTGCCGATGCTGATGCCGCTGCAGCAATTAGGTGTGCCGCAGCCAATCGTCAACAATCTCAATACTTTTCTGCAACCGCTGGTGAACAGCGGCTATTCGTCTCTGGCGCCCAACGCCGGCCCGTACTTCGCGCACGGATCACTGGTCCTGGGCTGGTAG
- a CDS encoding lipase maturation factor family protein — protein MNWFSAPEYWLGARVLERGVAAIYLVAFVAAARQFRPLIGERGMLPVPGYLAKRSFWRAPSIFQLRYSDRLFAAVAWFGAALSAAMVGGLDLVPLWASVLMWATLWVLYLSIVNVGQTWYGFGWESLLLETGFLMIFLGNGQVAPPVLTLWLVRWLLFRVEFGAGLIKMRGDSCWRDLSCLDYHHETQPMPGPLSWFFHHLPRPLHRIEVAGNHFAQLVVPFGLFAPQPVASIAAAVIVVTQLWLVASGNFAWLNWLTIFLAFGAVDEASVAVLVRVHRPAVPDPPLWFAVSVIVVGALMLGLSYWPARNMLSPGQRMNASFNAFHLCNTYGAFGSISRIRQEVVIEGTADATIGDETVWQEYEFKGKPTALRRLPRQFAPYHLRLDWLMWFAAISPGYALAWMTPFLHRLLRNDPATLKLLRRNPFPDSPPRYVRAQLYKYRYTTPAELRRDHAWWHRTLIGSYVPAMSLPGRLPAQDQ, from the coding sequence ATGAATTGGTTTTCGGCACCTGAATATTGGTTGGGCGCACGGGTGCTGGAGCGCGGCGTCGCGGCGATCTACCTCGTTGCGTTCGTGGCGGCGGCGCGGCAGTTCCGGCCGCTGATCGGGGAGCGCGGGATGCTGCCAGTGCCGGGATATCTGGCGAAGCGGTCATTCTGGCGGGCTCCGAGCATCTTTCAGCTGCGCTATTCCGACCGGTTGTTCGCCGCGGTGGCGTGGTTCGGCGCGGCCTTGTCGGCCGCGATGGTCGGCGGCCTGGATCTGGTGCCGTTGTGGGCTTCTGTGTTGATGTGGGCGACGCTCTGGGTGCTGTACCTGTCGATCGTCAACGTTGGGCAGACGTGGTACGGCTTCGGCTGGGAGTCCCTGCTGCTGGAGACCGGATTCCTGATGATCTTCCTGGGCAACGGGCAGGTGGCGCCGCCCGTGCTGACGTTGTGGTTGGTGCGCTGGCTGTTGTTTCGCGTCGAGTTCGGCGCGGGGCTGATAAAGATGCGCGGCGATTCCTGCTGGCGCGATCTGAGTTGTCTGGACTATCACCATGAAACCCAGCCGATGCCCGGTCCGTTGAGCTGGTTCTTTCACCACCTGCCTCGGCCATTACACCGAATTGAAGTGGCGGGCAACCACTTTGCGCAGTTGGTGGTGCCGTTCGGGTTGTTCGCTCCACAACCCGTCGCCAGTATCGCGGCCGCCGTGATCGTCGTCACCCAGTTGTGGCTGGTGGCTTCGGGAAACTTCGCCTGGCTGAACTGGCTGACGATCTTTCTGGCATTCGGCGCGGTCGACGAGGCTTCGGTGGCCGTGTTGGTGCGTGTGCACAGGCCGGCCGTGCCGGATCCCCCGTTGTGGTTCGCCGTCTCGGTGATCGTCGTCGGGGCGCTGATGCTGGGGCTGAGCTATTGGCCGGCGCGCAACATGCTCTCGCCCGGACAACGAATGAACGCTTCCTTCAACGCCTTTCACCTGTGCAACACCTACGGTGCGTTCGGCAGCATAAGCCGCATTCGACAGGAGGTGGTGATCGAGGGCACGGCCGATGCGACGATCGGTGACGAGACGGTGTGGCAGGAATACGAATTCAAGGGCAAGCCCACCGCGTTGCGGCGGCTGCCGCGCCAGTTCGCGCCTTACCATCTGCGGCTTGACTGGTTGATGTGGTTCGCCGCCATCTCGCCGGGCTACGCGCTGGCCTGGATGACGCCGTTCCTGCACCGACTGCTGCGCAATGATCCTGCGACTCTGAAGTTGTTGCGCCGGAATCCTTTCCCGGATTCGCCACCGCGCTACGTGCGCGCACAGCTCTACAAGTATCGGTACACCACACCGGCCGAACTGCGACGCGACCACGCCTGGTGGCATCGGACATTGATCGGGAGTTACGTGCCGGCGATGTCGCTACCCGGGCGGCTACCAGCCCAGGACCAGTGA
- a CDS encoding acetolactate synthase large subunit, with translation MSTPAELIVKCLENEGVEVVFGIPGEENIRFIKALAASNIRYVLTRHEQGAAFMAEMYGRVTGRAAVVSATLGPGAINMQLGVADATTNSTPMVAISAQVGQDREYKESHQYVDLVSMFAPITRWSAGIPTAHAIPEMVRKAFKVAETERPAAVYLAVPEHIDEDAEDYPELAPLPRNVVRADAPAARQVARAVDILRSAQRPVVLAGHGAARSDATKALIRFSEELGIKVANSFHGKGVMPDDHPNGIGTLGFMRHDYVNFGFDNADVVIAVGYELQEFDPVRINPQGDKKIIHIHRFPAEVDAHYSVDVGIIGDISDSLNQLTEAMDGRRFDDVEVPGSGLLDEEFTRGQQDSRFPLAPQRVVADTRAALGRSDVVLVDTGATKMWMARLYPTYERNTCLISNGLSTMGFALPGALGVKLAQPESKVLTVVGDGAFLMNSQEIETAVREKIPLVVLIWEDGGYGLIEWKMDLELGEHHYVSFGNPDVVKYAESFGAKGYRISSAEDLLPTLRAALDGDGVSLIACPVDYSENLRLTDRLGELDETL, from the coding sequence ATGTCCACACCGGCTGAGCTGATCGTCAAGTGCCTGGAAAACGAGGGTGTCGAAGTTGTCTTCGGAATACCCGGGGAAGAGAACATCCGCTTCATCAAGGCGCTCGCGGCCTCGAATATCCGCTATGTCCTCACCCGGCACGAGCAGGGCGCGGCCTTCATGGCCGAGATGTACGGCCGGGTCACCGGACGCGCGGCCGTGGTCTCGGCAACGTTGGGCCCGGGCGCGATCAACATGCAACTCGGCGTCGCGGACGCCACCACCAACAGCACCCCGATGGTCGCCATCTCGGCGCAGGTCGGTCAGGACCGCGAGTACAAGGAATCCCACCAGTACGTCGACCTGGTGTCGATGTTCGCGCCGATCACCCGGTGGTCCGCCGGAATCCCGACCGCACATGCCATACCCGAGATGGTCCGCAAGGCGTTCAAGGTCGCCGAGACCGAACGGCCGGCCGCGGTCTATCTCGCGGTGCCGGAACACATCGACGAGGATGCCGAGGATTACCCGGAGTTGGCGCCGTTGCCCCGCAATGTCGTTCGCGCCGACGCGCCGGCCGCCCGTCAGGTGGCGCGCGCGGTGGACATCCTGCGCTCGGCCCAACGGCCGGTGGTGCTCGCCGGGCACGGCGCCGCCCGCAGCGATGCAACCAAGGCGCTGATCCGGTTCTCCGAGGAGCTCGGAATCAAGGTCGCCAACAGCTTTCACGGCAAGGGTGTCATGCCCGACGACCATCCGAACGGCATTGGGACGCTGGGCTTCATGCGGCACGACTACGTCAACTTCGGGTTCGACAACGCCGATGTCGTCATCGCGGTCGGATACGAGTTGCAGGAATTCGATCCGGTCCGGATCAACCCGCAGGGCGACAAGAAGATCATCCACATCCATCGGTTCCCGGCCGAGGTGGACGCGCACTACTCGGTCGACGTCGGCATCATCGGCGACATCAGCGACTCGCTCAACCAGCTCACCGAGGCGATGGACGGGCGCCGCTTCGACGACGTGGAGGTACCCGGGTCGGGACTGTTGGACGAGGAATTCACTCGGGGACAACAGGATTCGCGCTTCCCGCTGGCGCCGCAGCGGGTGGTCGCCGACACCCGGGCGGCGCTGGGGCGCAGCGACGTCGTGCTGGTTGACACCGGCGCCACCAAGATGTGGATGGCGCGGCTCTACCCGACCTATGAGCGCAACACCTGTCTGATCTCAAACGGTCTGTCCACCATGGGTTTTGCGCTGCCCGGAGCGCTCGGGGTGAAGCTGGCGCAGCCGGAGTCGAAGGTGCTGACGGTGGTGGGCGACGGAGCTTTCCTGATGAACTCGCAGGAGATCGAGACGGCGGTGCGGGAGAAGATCCCGCTGGTGGTGCTGATCTGGGAGGACGGCGGCTACGGCTTGATCGAGTGGAAGATGGATCTCGAACTCGGCGAGCACCACTACGTGTCGTTCGGCAACCCCGATGTGGTCAAGTATGCGGAAAGCTTCGGCGCCAAGGGATATCGAATCAGCAGCGCCGAGGACTTGTTGCCGACGTTGCGGGCGGCGCTGGATGGCGACGGGGTGTCGCTGATCGCGTGCCCGGTCGACTATTCGGAGAACCTGCGGCTCACCGATCGGCTGGGGGAGCTGGACGAGACGCTGTAG
- a CDS encoding PPE family protein, whose product MTSPLWMASPPEVHSALLSTGPGLGPLQAAARTWAQLSTEYQSAATELAAVLAGSTQVWQGPTAARYATAHEPYLQWLTLAGAVSAARSARQEAAAAAYATAVAAMPTLAELAANHAVHGALVATNFFGLNTIPIAVNEADYARMWIQAATTMSTYQATTEAVNAAAATGGGGGGGGGGGGGGGAGNGFQLPTPAEIWAMIFGADGARIAGQGQPNWTPMQFIQNLPNFIGGNQQALAYLQTNIPQLLTNPANLPALVSYFLAWQTYRVVNWTLRTLRFLVQMAPLLLPAFLDLASVNLGGLSGLAALAAQPMVPLAPSPPVVVATPAELPSPAMLLAAPAFGPTTSAISVSAAPQAAPVSAAPANPPAPAAGAEGFSYLIGGPGPGTGWGMRARIAAPDTTPDAAVAPAAATVGKLNRGRAARRLRNSLGRGYRYEFLDPSEDVDSGTASETECAPSEKGAGPIGFVGTALSAPRQPAGLVALAGDEFGGGPGAPMLPKTWSFDE is encoded by the coding sequence ATGACCTCGCCGCTCTGGATGGCCTCTCCGCCGGAGGTTCATTCAGCGCTACTCAGTACCGGTCCCGGTCTTGGCCCGCTACAGGCCGCCGCGCGGACCTGGGCTCAGTTGAGTACCGAGTATCAGTCGGCAGCCACGGAACTGGCAGCGGTGCTAGCCGGGTCTACCCAAGTGTGGCAGGGGCCAACGGCGGCGCGGTATGCCACTGCACATGAACCCTACCTGCAGTGGCTGACACTGGCCGGCGCCGTCAGCGCCGCACGGTCGGCCCGGCAGGAAGCGGCGGCAGCGGCGTACGCCACCGCAGTAGCGGCGATGCCGACGCTGGCCGAACTGGCCGCCAACCATGCCGTGCACGGAGCGTTGGTTGCGACGAATTTCTTCGGCCTCAACACAATCCCGATCGCAGTGAACGAAGCCGACTACGCGCGGATGTGGATCCAAGCCGCTACCACGATGAGCACCTACCAAGCGACGACGGAAGCGGTCAATGCGGCTGCCGCGACCGGCGGTGGCGGCGGTGGCGGCGGCGGCGGCGGGGGAGGCGGGGGCGCTGGCAACGGATTTCAGTTGCCGACACCGGCGGAGATCTGGGCGATGATCTTCGGCGCCGACGGTGCTCGCATCGCCGGTCAGGGGCAACCCAACTGGACGCCGATGCAGTTCATACAGAACCTGCCCAACTTCATTGGCGGCAATCAGCAGGCTCTGGCTTACCTGCAGACGAATATCCCGCAATTACTGACGAATCCGGCCAATCTTCCGGCCCTCGTCAGCTACTTCCTTGCGTGGCAGACCTACCGCGTCGTCAATTGGACGTTACGGACGTTGCGCTTCCTCGTGCAGATGGCGCCTCTCCTGTTGCCCGCCTTCCTCGACCTGGCTTCGGTGAATCTGGGTGGCTTGTCCGGTTTGGCCGCCTTGGCGGCGCAGCCGATGGTGCCGCTCGCGCCGTCCCCGCCCGTCGTGGTCGCTACCCCGGCTGAACTGCCTTCGCCGGCGATGCTGTTGGCGGCGCCTGCCTTCGGGCCTACCACCAGCGCCATCTCCGTGTCCGCCGCGCCGCAGGCTGCACCGGTTTCCGCCGCTCCCGCGAATCCGCCTGCGCCGGCCGCCGGTGCTGAAGGCTTTTCGTACCTGATCGGCGGACCCGGTCCGGGTACCGGCTGGGGGATGCGGGCCCGCATTGCCGCCCCGGACACCACCCCCGATGCCGCGGTTGCTCCCGCGGCTGCGACCGTGGGAAAACTCAACCGCGGGCGCGCCGCTCGACGCCTGCGCAACAGCCTCGGCCGAGGTTACCGCTACGAATTTCTCGACCCGAGCGAAGATGTCGACTCGGGCACTGCGAGTGAGACTGAATGCGCGCCGTCTGAAAAGGGCGCCGGTCCAATTGGATTCGTCGGGACGGCACTCAGCGCCCCCCGGCAACCGGCCGGGCTTGTCGCCTTGGCCGGTGATGAATTCGGCGGCGGCCCAGGCGCGCCAATGCTGCCAAAAACGTGGTCGTTCGACGAGTGA
- a CDS encoding PPE family protein — MNFSVFAPEINSALMYSGAGSGPMASAASAWDGLAGELDRAATAFRSITGALVGQAWQGAAATAMAGAAAPYAAWLSAAAARADGAATQARGVVAAFETAYAATIHPVEIAANRNAFVQLVRSNWLGLNAPAIAAAESVYEQMWAQDVAAMVGYHSGVSAVAAQLSAWQRLPVAAAQAIAADAGVSLNVGGGNRGNLNLGGGNRGDGNTGIGNTGNGNLGSGNHGDANLGSGNTGSNNVGSGNTGSANIGMGNTGNGSVGSGNTGSGNAGSGNVGSGNFGSGNRGDSNIGSGNTGNGNFGNGNHGSGNIGSGNSGIGGAAGNGNIGFGNTGSFNFGFGNTGNNNIGIGLTGDNQVGIGSLNSGTGNIGLFNSGSNNIGFFNSGSGNIGFSNSGSNNFGFANSGDINTGFCNAGDANTGFANSSPLNFGMFNSGGGSNAGSFNSGVGRNVGDFNSGGGQNVGQFNSGTGLNFGSFNSGAGFGGNSGFFNSGNVNTGFGNAGDTNTGGFNSGNVNTGFASAANVNAPNSGYGNSGTGASGFFNASNGGHTSGAYNNVSAGGGGGGGGGGGGGGGGGGGTTAGLYNTSGKAGNVGIANTGLQNVGFLNYGFQNTGFGNSGGNSTGDGSSVGINNTGLKSSGIANQGDFSSGGFKNTSGRPGFFL; from the coding sequence GTGAACTTTTCGGTGTTCGCGCCGGAGATCAACTCGGCGCTGATGTACTCCGGAGCCGGTTCCGGACCGATGGCGTCAGCTGCTTCGGCTTGGGATGGCCTCGCCGGCGAGCTGGATCGTGCGGCGACCGCATTCCGGTCGATCACCGGGGCATTGGTCGGCCAGGCCTGGCAGGGTGCGGCAGCGACGGCGATGGCAGGTGCGGCGGCACCGTACGCCGCCTGGTTGAGTGCCGCAGCGGCTCGCGCCGATGGCGCGGCCACTCAGGCTCGCGGGGTGGTCGCGGCATTCGAGACCGCTTACGCGGCGACGATTCATCCGGTGGAGATCGCGGCCAACCGGAATGCCTTCGTGCAGTTGGTCCGATCCAATTGGCTGGGTCTCAACGCCCCGGCCATCGCCGCCGCCGAGAGTGTGTACGAACAAATGTGGGCCCAGGATGTCGCCGCGATGGTCGGCTATCACAGCGGAGTGTCTGCGGTGGCTGCGCAGCTTTCGGCTTGGCAGCGTCTGCCTGTGGCGGCGGCTCAGGCGATCGCCGCAGATGCCGGCGTGAGCCTGAACGTCGGCGGCGGCAATCGCGGCAACCTGAACCTGGGTGGCGGGAACCGCGGTGACGGCAACACGGGAATAGGCAACACGGGGAATGGGAATCTTGGATCCGGAAATCACGGCGACGCCAATCTGGGGAGCGGCAACACCGGCAGCAACAACGTCGGCTCGGGCAACACCGGTAGCGCGAATATCGGTATGGGCAATACCGGCAACGGCAGCGTCGGCTCGGGAAACACCGGCAGCGGCAACGCCGGATCGGGCAACGTCGGCAGCGGCAATTTCGGAAGCGGGAACCGTGGCGACTCCAACATCGGCTCGGGGAATACCGGCAACGGGAACTTCGGCAATGGCAATCACGGCAGTGGCAACATCGGCAGTGGCAACTCGGGCATTGGCGGCGCCGCAGGCAACGGCAACATCGGCTTCGGAAACACAGGAAGCTTCAACTTCGGATTCGGCAACACCGGCAACAACAACATCGGCATCGGGCTCACCGGTGACAATCAGGTCGGTATCGGCAGCCTGAACTCCGGCACCGGCAATATCGGGTTGTTCAACTCCGGCAGCAACAACATCGGCTTCTTCAACTCGGGCAGCGGAAACATCGGGTTCAGCAACTCCGGCAGCAACAATTTCGGCTTCGCCAACTCCGGTGACATCAACACCGGCTTCTGCAACGCCGGCGATGCCAACACCGGCTTTGCGAACTCCAGCCCGCTGAATTTCGGCATGTTCAACTCTGGCGGAGGTAGCAACGCCGGGAGTTTCAACTCGGGCGTCGGGCGTAACGTCGGCGACTTCAATTCCGGGGGCGGCCAGAATGTGGGTCAATTCAACTCCGGCACCGGACTGAACTTCGGCAGCTTCAATTCAGGAGCCGGCTTCGGTGGCAACTCCGGCTTCTTTAATTCCGGCAACGTCAACACCGGCTTCGGAAATGCGGGCGACACCAACACCGGCGGGTTCAATTCCGGCAACGTCAACACCGGCTTCGCCAGCGCGGCCAACGTCAACGCGCCCAACTCGGGCTACGGCAACAGCGGCACTGGGGCGTCAGGCTTCTTCAACGCCAGCAACGGCGGTCACACATCCGGCGCTTACAACAACGTCAGCGCCGGCGGTGGCGGCGGTGGCGGTGGTGGCGGTGGCGGCGGTGGCGGCGGTGGCGGCGGGACCACCGCCGGTCTCTACAACACCAGCGGCAAGGCCGGCAACGTGGGCATCGCCAACACCGGCCTGCAAAATGTCGGCTTCCTGAATTACGGCTTCCAGAACACCGGCTTCGGGAACTCCGGTGGCAACTCAACAGGTGACGGCAGCAGCGTGGGTATCAACAACACCGGGCTAAAGAGTTCAGGCATCGCTAACCAGGGCGACTTCAGTTCGGGAGGCTTCAAGAACACCAGCGGCCGGCCGGGCTTCTTCCTCTGA
- a CDS encoding TOBE domain-containing protein, whose protein sequence is MSTLRIKQAAELLGVSDDTVRRWIQQGTLAVEQDESGRKVIAGDVLAEFWRINAPPPPSNPLNSSSSARNRFVGLVTKVISDKVMAQVEMQCGPHTVVSLMSAEAAQELKLQPGSIAVAIVKATNVIVEVPESI, encoded by the coding sequence GTGTCGACACTAAGGATCAAGCAAGCCGCGGAGTTGCTTGGAGTCAGTGACGACACCGTGCGCCGATGGATCCAGCAGGGCACGTTGGCGGTCGAGCAGGACGAGTCGGGACGCAAGGTGATCGCCGGTGACGTTCTGGCTGAATTCTGGCGTATCAACGCGCCGCCACCACCATCGAACCCGCTGAACAGCAGCAGTTCCGCCCGCAACCGCTTCGTCGGCCTGGTCACAAAAGTAATCAGCGACAAAGTGATGGCTCAGGTGGAAATGCAATGCGGACCTCACACTGTCGTGTCGTTGATGAGCGCCGAGGCCGCCCAGGAACTGAAGCTACAGCCCGGCAGCATCGCCGTGGCGATCGTCAAGGCAACCAACGTCATTGTCGAGGTACCCGAATCGATTTAG
- a CDS encoding PE family protein: MTLRIVPEGLAMTSAAVEAIAARLAAAHAAAAPVISVVLPPAVDPVSVQAALNFSEEGTQHEAAVAAGLEVLGRAAAGVTAAATSYVLGDTTAAATYLGAGG; encoded by the coding sequence ATGACCTTGAGAATTGTTCCCGAAGGTCTCGCGATGACCAGTGCGGCCGTCGAGGCGATCGCTGCCCGGCTGGCTGCCGCACATGCGGCTGCCGCCCCAGTGATCTCGGTGGTGTTGCCTCCTGCAGTAGATCCGGTCTCGGTACAGGCCGCGCTGAACTTCAGCGAGGAAGGCACCCAGCACGAAGCGGCGGTCGCCGCAGGTCTCGAGGTGTTGGGTCGAGCCGCTGCCGGGGTGACCGCCGCAGCAACGAGTTATGTCCTGGGAGATACAACGGCGGCAGCGACGTACCTGGGCGCGGGCGGCTGA
- a CDS encoding NADP-dependent succinic semialdehyde dehydrogenase has product MPIATINPATGETVKTFTPATDDEVEQAIARAYARFQDYRRNTTYAQRAEWANATADLLEAEADDTAAIMTLEMGKTLASAKAEVLKCAKGFRYYAENAEALLADEPADAGKVNASRAFTRYQPLGVVLAVMPWNFPLWQAVRFAAPALMAGNVGLLKHASNVPQCALYLADVIARGGFPDGCFQTLLVASGAVEKILRDPRVAAATLTGSEPAGQSVGAIAGDEIKPTVLELGGSDPFIVMPSADLDAAVKTAVTGRVQNNGQSCIAAKRFIVHTDIYDEFLDKFVERFEALKVGDPTDPDTDVGPLATESGRDEIAQQVEDAAAAGAVIRCGGKRPDRPGWFYPPTVISDITKDMALYTEEVFGPVASVYRTADIDEAIEIANATTFGLGSNAWTEDEAEQQRFIDDIVAGAVFINGMTVSYPELPFGGVKRSGYGRELAGLGIREFCNAKTVWVGKSDTGEAAGSKKVE; this is encoded by the coding sequence GTGCCCATCGCCACCATCAACCCGGCCACCGGCGAGACAGTCAAAACCTTCACCCCCGCGACCGACGACGAAGTAGAGCAAGCAATAGCTCGCGCCTACGCGCGCTTCCAGGACTACCGGCGCAACACCACCTATGCCCAGCGTGCCGAATGGGCAAACGCCACCGCCGACCTGCTCGAGGCTGAGGCGGACGACACCGCGGCCATCATGACCCTGGAGATGGGCAAGACGCTGGCCAGCGCCAAGGCGGAAGTGCTCAAGTGTGCCAAGGGATTTCGCTACTACGCAGAGAACGCCGAAGCGCTGCTCGCCGATGAGCCGGCCGACGCCGGCAAGGTGAACGCATCCCGTGCCTTCACCCGCTACCAACCGCTCGGCGTGGTGCTGGCGGTGATGCCGTGGAACTTCCCGTTGTGGCAGGCCGTGCGGTTCGCGGCGCCCGCGCTGATGGCCGGCAATGTCGGGCTGCTCAAACACGCATCGAACGTCCCGCAGTGCGCGCTGTACCTGGCCGACGTCATCGCGCGCGGTGGGTTCCCGGACGGGTGCTTCCAGACACTGCTCGTCGCCTCCGGCGCCGTCGAGAAGATCCTGCGCGATCCCCGCGTGGCCGCCGCCACCCTCACGGGCAGTGAACCGGCCGGGCAGTCGGTGGGCGCCATCGCCGGGGACGAGATCAAGCCGACCGTGCTCGAACTCGGCGGCAGCGACCCGTTCATCGTGATGCCCTCGGCGGATCTGGACGCCGCGGTGAAGACAGCGGTCACCGGCCGGGTGCAGAACAACGGGCAGTCCTGCATCGCCGCCAAGCGCTTCATCGTCCACACCGACATCTACGACGAGTTCCTGGACAAGTTCGTCGAGCGGTTTGAAGCGCTCAAAGTCGGTGACCCGACCGACCCCGACACGGACGTCGGCCCGCTGGCCACCGAATCGGGTCGCGACGAGATCGCCCAGCAGGTCGAGGACGCCGCCGCCGCGGGTGCGGTAATCCGTTGTGGCGGTAAGCGTCCCGACCGGCCGGGCTGGTTCTACCCGCCGACGGTCATCAGTGACATCACCAAGGACATGGCGCTCTACACCGAGGAGGTCTTCGGCCCCGTCGCGTCGGTGTACCGGACCGCCGACATCGACGAAGCGATCGAGATCGCCAACGCGACCACGTTCGGGTTGGGCTCGAACGCGTGGACCGAGGACGAGGCCGAGCAGCAGCGCTTCATCGACGACATCGTGGCCGGCGCCGTGTTCATCAATGGCATGACGGTGTCCTATCCCGAGCTGCCGTTCGGCGGAGTCAAGCGGTCCGGTTACGGACGCGAGCTGGCGGGTCTAGGCATTCGCGAGTTCTGCAACGCCAAGACGGTGTGGGTCGGCAAGAGCGACACCGGCGAGGCCGCCGGGAGCAAGAAGGTCGAGTAG